In Syntrophales bacterium, the following are encoded in one genomic region:
- a CDS encoding 4Fe-4S dicluster domain-containing protein, protein MKGIEVVKMIDTSRCTACRGCQVACKQWNEMPAFRTKNRGSYQNPPDLQWNTWTLIRFQEYEDGKGNFQWLFRKDGCMHCTDAACMKVCPSGALFRTEYGTVGVHSEKCIGCKECIAACPFDIPRWNPATDRITKCDLCYTRLLADQKPSCVLSCPTGALQIGDKNAMIKAAYKRAAVLGGDANVYGDKFVDGTHVIYVLEHKPAVYDKLPEKPTVPASIIVWKDFLKPLSLLAAGGVIAGSFLHYLIHGPKSPDEDQNQKGGGES, encoded by the coding sequence ATGAAAGGGATTGAAGTCGTCAAAATGATCGATACCAGTCGATGCACGGCCTGTCGGGGCTGCCAGGTGGCCTGCAAGCAGTGGAACGAAATGCCGGCCTTCCGAACGAAAAACCGGGGCAGCTACCAGAATCCTCCCGATCTCCAGTGGAACACCTGGACCCTCATCCGGTTCCAGGAGTACGAGGACGGCAAGGGGAACTTCCAGTGGCTGTTCCGGAAGGACGGCTGCATGCACTGCACCGACGCGGCCTGCATGAAGGTCTGCCCCAGCGGCGCCCTGTTCCGCACGGAATACGGGACCGTGGGGGTCCATTCCGAGAAGTGCATCGGCTGCAAGGAGTGCATCGCCGCCTGCCCCTTCGATATTCCGCGGTGGAATCCGGCGACGGACCGGATCACCAAGTGCGATCTCTGCTACACCCGCCTCCTGGCGGACCAGAAGCCATCCTGCGTCCTGTCCTGCCCGACGGGGGCGCTCCAGATCGGCGACAAGAACGCCATGATCAAGGCAGCCTACAAACGGGCCGCTGTCCTGGGCGGGGACGCCAACGTCTACGGCGACAAGTTCGTCGACGGGACCCACGTGATCTACGTCCTGGAGCACAAGCCCGCCGTCTACGACAAGCTGCCGGAGAAGCCTACGGTCCCGGCGTCCATCATCGTATGGAAAGACTTCCTGAAGCCGCTGTCGCTCTTGGCGGCGGGCGGCGTGATCGCCGGGTCGTTCCTGCACTACCTCATCCACGGGCCGAAGTCGCCGGATGAGGATCAGAACCAGAAGGGAGGAGGCGAATCATGA